The Brachionichthys hirsutus isolate HB-005 chromosome 1, CSIRO-AGI_Bhir_v1, whole genome shotgun sequence genome has a window encoding:
- the LOC137893192 gene encoding ubiquitin-like protein 7 produces MASSEWQLSLKLVDQPKSIFHFPEMMPGDVSPGGYRVATLKQLVAAQLPDSLPDPELIELVHCGRKLKDDLTLDASGIRSGSTIHILKKTWPEPESRPEPVNRATAAREFRVFHAALHSLNSAYRDSVYKMLTNKESLDQILVATPGLRSDPVALGVLQDKDLFVQFTDPSMLDVLISSHPALVNAIILVLHSVAGSMPSQSSASSTRNVSSSSYSDMPGGFMFEGMSDDDEDFQSGSPAGPSSRTGGSAGMRPVSLNHSGAAGPRPITQSELATALALASTPESSAVTPTTSSQADPSGSVAPVPAGTPVSNDLFSQALQQALQASSMSALQGRWQSQMQQLRDMGIQDEELMLRVLQATDGDIQAALELIFAGGSGL; encoded by the exons ATGGCTTCTTCAGAATGGCAGCTGTCCTTGAAGCTGGTGGACCAGCCGAAATCCATTTTCCACTTCCCAGAAATGATGCCCGGGGATGTTTCACCTGGAGGATACAGAGTCGCTACTTTAAAACAGCTTGTAGCAGCGCAACTTCCCGATTCTCTCCCAGACCCAGAACTTATAG agcTGGTCCACTGTGGACGGAAACTAAAGGATGACCTAACACTGGATGCCAGTGGAATTCGGTCGGGATCCACCATACACATACTCAAAAAGACCTGGCCAGAGCCAGAGAGCCGTCCAG AGCCTGTGAACAGAGCGACTGCTGCCAGGGAGTTCAGGGTGTTTCATGCTGCGCTTCACTCTCTAAACTCTGCCTACAGAGACTCT GTATATAAAATGCTGACAAATAAAGAGTCTCTGGATCAGATCCTTGTGGCTACACCAGGGCTCAGATCAGACCCAGTTGCCCTCG GGGTGCTCCAAGACAAAGATCTCTTTGTGCAGTTTACAGACCCCAGCATGCtggatgt ATTGATCAGCTCTCACCCAGCCCTCGTCAATGCTATCATCCTGGTCCTTCACTCTGTGGCAGGCAGTATGCCCTCTCAGTCCAGTGCCAGCTCGACTCGCAATGTCTCTTCCAGTTCGTACAGCGATATGCCAG GGGGCTTCATGTTTGAGGGCATGTCTGATGACGATGAGGATTTCCAGTCT GGGAGTCCAGCTGGTCCCTCTAGCAGAACAGGAGGCTCAGCAGGAATGCGTCCAGTATCTCTAAACCACAGCGGAGCGGCCGGCCCTCGACCAATAACGCAGAGCGAGCTGGCGACGGCTTTGGCTCTCGCCAGCACCCCTGAAAGCAGCGCAGTTACTCCAACAACTTCAAGCCAG GCGGACCCTTCCGGTAGTGTAGCCCCAGTGCCAGCAGGGACCCCAGTCAGTAACGACCTCTTTAGCCAGGCTCTGCAGCAAGCATTGCAAGCATCCAGCATGTCTGCTCTACAG gggcgCTGGCAGTCCCAGATGCAGCAGCTCAGGGACATGGggatccaggatgaggagctgATGCTGAGGGTGCTCCAGGCCACAGATGGTGACATCCAGGCTGCACTGGAGCTGATCTTTGCTGGAGGCTCAGGACTCTGA